The DNA segment AGGCAAGTTTTTTCTATCAGGATCTGGTTGAAGAGACTTTTGATAATTTTACACGAGGAACAACCCTTAAGGACTTTCTGGCGCCCCCACCTGAGGAGGTTGAAGTAGCGCGTTTCGCCCTTAAAGAGGCCCTAAAACAGGTAGAGCAAAAGGAGAAAATGCTGGTCATAACCGGAGTCGAAAGCGAGGCGGCATTAAACAAAGAGCGGGAGGAAATTGCTCGCAGCGTAACAACCTTATGGCGGCAACTCATCTTCGCAGTGGAAAATTTCAATATTGTACCACGGGAGCTTCCCGGCATCGATGTCTTAAAGATCGGGGGAAACTTAAAAAAGGACTGGCAAAAAAAGCTCGCCGATTTTACGCTCAGCTTCGGCAATTATATGAGCCTGGAGGAACCAAGCGAAGACATGAACATAACATCCACCTTGATAAACTTTCAAGCCCTCATCAATGAGCTCAAAATAAAGTATATCCTCCCAAAAAGCGATACGGCGGAACGGCTGAATCACCTGATCGCCAGCCTTCCCGACGCCACGAATGTACTGAAATTGAATCAAATTGACGCTTTGAAGAATGACTGCCTGGAGTTGGAGAAAGAACTGGCCAAAAACAAAGAAAGGCTTCAGTTGCTGTTAAAAGTAGAGAATCATTTCAAGAGTCCTGAAGGGCCCGGTTTGCTGGAAATTATGCAATCACTTCGCCACCACGGGCACGAATGGCAACAATTAGATGTCGGTTCCAATGATGAATATATGCGTCCACCTGAGGAAGTTATGAATTGGCTTAATGCAGCCTATACATCCCTTACCGTTAATGGAAAGCCCCTCGATGAAATACTGGCAAACTGGCAGGAACAGGTGGAAAACGAGCGAAGCAGGCTTTCATCAGCTGTTAACAAACAAGAAAAAGAGCTTTCTGAGTGCATGACAACCATTGATATACTCGAAGAAATCAAGAAAATTGCAAATACTTCTGCCGACGCACAGGAACTTCTAAAAAAAGCGCAGGAAAGGGCCAGACAGAGAGCGAAACTCGAAGCTGGCCAGGTTTTTCGCGATGCCACATCAAAATCTGAAACGCATCCTGTTAAATTGGCCGATGACATTCTAAAGGCTTTGGACAAATGGATTGACGTTGAAAAAAGAGACCAGATTCGCCAGGAACAGCTGAAGAAGTCGGGCCAATACAGGCAGGCAAAAGAGCAAATTAGAATTTTAAAGGATGCACTGAGTAGAGAAATTACACGGGACAAATCGGTCCTGGAGAGCATCCTTCAGGTTCCGGATAGCGAAGCCCAAAAGCTTGCAGAACTGATAAACAAAATTCTCTACAGGTTTCGCCTGGTTCGGGGTATTCTCCCTGTGAGAATCCAAAGCTCGCAAAGAAAACAAGGAAGAAATCAACAGGGAACATGGGAATTTAAAACCGCAGACGGTCGCACTTTAACCTCACTTTCTACAGGGCAGCAGTCTCAACTTGCCCTTTCGCTGCTCCTGGGGCTGAACATATCCCTGGATATCAGTTTTTTGCGTCATGGCATCATTGCCCTTGACGATACTACGACATCCTTCGACATGGCACAGCTACCCCGGGAGGCCGCACTGTTAAGGCAAATCGTTTATGGGACCGGAGATGACGACAGCCCGCGGCGCCAACTGTTTATCGTGAGCCACCATGAGGAACTAACTCACAGGTTAATGGATTTCCTCATACCGCCCCAGGGAAAGAAAATGCACATTCTAAATTTTGATGATTGGAGTCCGGAGGAAGGGCCGAAAATCGAACAGTATCAGATGGAATCTGCAAAACCCGCCAGGGAAGGGAGGAAAGACTTAGGGAGATTTCTAAGGGATGTTCTGAAAGAGAACTTTGGATAAAGCGCTCCATGAGAAAAGAATCAATTGGCATCTCGGACACATGAGCCTAAATCGCTGCCTCCGTATCGCGCAACTACCGAAACCGTCCCTCTCCTTGAGTGCACCCCAATGAGTTCAATACGCCCCCCGGCGGGCCAGGACAACGTCGGGGTTAGCGTTGTTTGGGTTTTTCCGGGAGCCAGTGAACCGGCGCGACCCCCTCCGCCTTTTTAAACTCGGGGTCCCCCGTGACCACAGTTCCCCCGCTGGCGGGGTGAAGTTGCTCAAAACAATCGGGTCGTAGCGCCAGAGGACGCGCTCGGGAGAGTACCTCCCGGAGAGGGCCTTGAAAGTTGCCAGAGTCCCGGCAGGCGCGGGAACCCGCGGCTCCAGGGCCCGCGGGAGGCCGGTGATGGTAAAGAAGAGCACAAAATTATAGCCGCGCCTCTCGAGTTCTTCCAGGTGTTTGAAAAACGGGGCGTAGTTCTTCGACCAGAAGACGAAGGCGGCCACATCCTCCGGCTTCAAGGAAACAAGGAGCTTTTCGCGCCGGTACGGGTGGAGCACGGCCGTCTCCCCCCGGCGTACCTGCTCCAGGAACCAGTCGCCGTAGAAGGCGGGGATGTCCGTCCTCCTGCTCACCGAGACGATCTTCGGCATCTTCTCCCCCTGTATTTACATTACCGCTTTGGAATGGGTGTAATCTTACGAGAAGCCATAACCCTGTTTACCCGAGGGCGACCAGTTCAGCTGAGACCGGTTGACGCGGTAGCCAAGTCCCATCCTGCCGGAGGTAGCCCGCTTCCTCCAAAACCTCCTCCAGGGTCCCCATCGCTTCACATTCCTCGAGGAAAGCCTCCAAAGCCTCTCGAAGAGAATCCTTCGCTTCGGTGATCGTCTCCCCAAAGCTTGAGACTTCCAAGTCTGGGCAGAGACCCACGTACAGATCACCTTCGCGGAAGATTTCCACCCGCACGACGACGCGCTGTTTCAATCTTTCACGCTCCTCTTACCTCCACGAACTCTTATTTTCATCTACATTATACCGGTTATATTATACCAGTTTCCTGATCTATAATGCGAAGAATGCGAAAGTGCCCCCAAACATTGCGCCCTTTGCTGGGTTGCAACCAACAACCCAAAAGCCTCCGCGACTTCTTGTTTCTTGAGGAGGTGGGGCTTGAGGTCCCTGATGGCCTTCCGCCGGGTGGTTCAGCTTTCCCGGGTGGTGCCTGCTGCGGGAGCGCCGGGGAAAACCACCTCGACGCTGGGGAAGTCCTTAACATTCGAGGTTGCCACCTTAAGTCCCTTTAGCTCGGCAGTCGCTGCGATGAGGCAGTCGGCCATTCCCAGCGTCCTCCCTTGCGCGGCCTGGTCGCGGCGGATTTCCGCGGCGCGCCTCGCAACCTCGCGGTCTACGGAGAGCACATTCCACGCCTTCAGCAGTTCCTCGACGGCGGTCCGCGCCTTTTCAGTGCGCGCCCCGTACAGG comes from the Bacillota bacterium genome and includes:
- a CDS encoding DUF1848 family protein, with the translated sequence MPKIVSVSRRTDIPAFYGDWFLEQVRRGETAVLHPYRREKLLVSLKPEDVAAFVFWSKNYAPFFKHLEELERRGYNFVLFFTITGLPRALEPRVPAPAGTLATFKALSGRYSPERVLWRYDPIVLSNFTPPAGELWSRGTPSLKRRRGSRRFTGSRKNPNNANPDVVLARRGAY
- a CDS encoding type II toxin-antitoxin system VapC family toxin; the encoded protein is SPGGGVGAKGTRRGEQGAAMAFLIDTCILIDHLTDRLPPDASAWLEHVVASGLAATSVIVYHELLYGARTEKARTAVEELLKAWNVLSVDREVARRAAEIRRDQAAQGRTLGMADCLIAATAELKGLKVATSNVKDFPSVEVVFPGAPAAGTTRES
- a CDS encoding AAA family ATPase, which encodes MFSTSDEGILRVKSINICDFRGIKKLNKPLNTDADVVLITGPNGFGKTSLIDALCLLLTGHLHPLRDPVIFELPEIKYFPEKATLEATILKTSGAEKNVTVTVPRKGSPVCSDPIWHRSPSAREITAKASFFYQDLVEETFDNFTRGTTLKDFLAPPPEEVEVARFALKEALKQVEQKEKMLVITGVESEAALNKEREEIARSVTTLWRQLIFAVENFNIVPRELPGIDVLKIGGNLKKDWQKKLADFTLSFGNYMSLEEPSEDMNITSTLINFQALINELKIKYILPKSDTAERLNHLIASLPDATNVLKLNQIDALKNDCLELEKELAKNKERLQLLLKVENHFKSPEGPGLLEIMQSLRHHGHEWQQLDVGSNDEYMRPPEEVMNWLNAAYTSLTVNGKPLDEILANWQEQVENERSRLSSAVNKQEKELSECMTTIDILEEIKKIANTSADAQELLKKAQERARQRAKLEAGQVFRDATSKSETHPVKLADDILKALDKWIDVEKRDQIRQEQLKKSGQYRQAKEQIRILKDALSREITRDKSVLESILQVPDSEAQKLAELINKILYRFRLVRGILPVRIQSSQRKQGRNQQGTWEFKTADGRTLTSLSTGQQSQLALSLLLGLNISLDISFLRHGIIALDDTTTSFDMAQLPREAALLRQIVYGTGDDDSPRRQLFIVSHHEELTHRLMDFLIPPQGKKMHILNFDDWSPEEGPKIEQYQMESAKPAREGRKDLGRFLRDVLKENFG
- a CDS encoding type II toxin-antitoxin system HicB family antitoxin codes for the protein MKQRVVVRVEIFREGDLYVGLCPDLEVSSFGETITEAKDSLREALEAFLEECEAMGTLEEVLEEAGYLRQDGTWLPRQPVSAELVALG